The genomic segment tattgttttgttttttttaacagactaAAGATGGTGTGTATACTCTCTGTGCAATGACCTCTGGGATGAGACGTAACTGGGTCCAAGCAGTGTTGAAGAACGTGAGGCCCAGTCTCACAGCTGAGGTCACGAGGTAAATAGAACTCTTTTATTTCTAATAGTACAGCATAACAAATTTTAGGTGGGATCTAAGTGGGGTTGGATAAAGTTCTTCAAATCCTTAAAGGCCAACTTTATGAGCACTTTAAGAATGACCCTTTGTAAAGATGTTGTAATCCTCACAGCTCCCCTTCAGGGCAGAAGACTCAACAGAAGTCACATCAACCGGACTCAGAATCAGCTGAGGTTGAGAGGAAATCTGAAAACCCAAACAGTTGTTTGCAAGAGCACAACACCAGTGACTGCGAAGAGGATTCACATCAACAGCAGGAAGAACAGGAGATGGAActgcagctggagaaagagCAGAGCTCGGCTGTTAGAgaccctgctcctcctcccgccaGTCCTCAGCAGCAGGTTGATGAGAGCCGCGGTGCTTCCTCTCATCAGTGCCCTCCTGTTGGAACCACACAGACTGGTGAGGCACTTTTTTCAGTAATTGCctttacaatttaaaaagtacaaatggAATATGTATCCCTACTATTTATATTTCAGGGTACAGAAATGtagtttaaatttttaaaattattattattattatttttattccttaTATCAGTCAGTTGCACGTGGATAAAACCCTATACTGAAATTCATGAGTTTGTATTCGTGAGTGTAAAATGCTGCTTTGTGTGTATGACTCTTATTATTTTTCCGGTTTGCACCTACCACCAATAATAATTTTCTCCACAGACATAGATGTTTCAATGAAAGACAAGGAAACACTGCTGagtgagcagcagcaaactGGCCAGCTTGTCAAAGAGGTGAGACTTTGTGAGCATGcgcgtctgtttgtgtgtgtgtgtgtttgtgtgtgtgtgtgtgtgtgtgtgtgtgtgtgttggtttatGCAAATCAACCCAAAAAGACAATGACGTAGTTTAAGTTGTTTTCTCGTACCTCATGAAAAAGCCATAACAAGAAGGAAATTACAAGCAACTCAAAGATTCAGAAGTGCGCAAATGAAATTAAGAATTTAATATACGAAAAATGaacttttattactttttaccCACAGCTGGAACAAACACAGAAGGAGCTGTCACGACTCCAGCAGTTAAACAGGAATCTGCAGGATGAACTACAAAataagagagagacacaatCAAGAAAATCATTTTGTCCACAGGTACTGTAAAACTGAAGACGCTAAAATATTCACGACTTTTAGTAGTTAAGGAAATAGGATTTCAGCATGTAAGGCAGGGGTTGTCCTAATTAAAGCTCGCTGTTGTCCTGTAGAATGATCTTCATTCAAACTCTTCGGAACAACCTTTGGCTTTACTGCGGCTGCAGAAGATAAACCACGACCTCCGTACTGAGCTGGAGGCACAGAAGAGCAGTCACGAGGAGGCCAGGGAAGCTGAACTACAGCGGAGAGTTGATCTCTTAGCTCAACAAGCTCAGTTACTGGTCACAGGTGATGCCACAGCACTTGCACAAGCTCATCTGGAGCAAGATCGACGTCAGTTTCGTGAGCAGCAGGTGGAGTGGGAGCGCTGTCTGTCCTCCCTGAAGTCTCAGCTGAGCACCagcgaggagcagaggagggaggccGAGTCCCGCCTgttacagctgcagcaggagctgcagagttATCACAATATCCAGCAGGAGGCCGGTTGCTTGCAGAAACATCTCCAAGAGATGAAAACTCAACTTTGTTCCAACGAGGCAGCACAGGCCGAAAAAGAGGCTCGCCTGCAGAAGCACCTCGTGCTCCTTCAAGCAAGTCAGGACAGAGAACGCAGGAGCTTGGCTGCTAGTCTGGAGCAGGCTGAGCAACACTCACGAGACCTCCAGGAGAGCCTGGACAGGGctcagcagcaggtggagagcCTGCATAACACGCAGACCTGGACCAGAGAGATTGAGGAGGCTCAACAGCAGCTTCAAGAGGAGCTAGCACGTACAATATCTGCTGTACAGAAACTTCAAGACGAGAGAGAGCAGCTTGACCGCCGCTGTCAAGAACTGCAGAACCAGTTGTCTGAGGCGGACGGAGAGGTGAGCAGGCTGCAGAGCCGCTTGAAATCGGAGGAGACACATTACTACAATCTTGAGCACTCGTATGAAAAAGTTTCCGAGGAACTGCAGGTGGCTCTGGGGAAGGTGCAGCAATGGGAGTCTGAAACACAGGACATACGAGAAGGATACGAGAGGCTCCTTGATGGGAAGGAGCAAGAGCTGAGCGAAGTTTTGTTGAAGATGGAGGTCCTGGGCAATAGTTTGGAGGAGACAGAAGTGAAGCTGAGTGAAGTGTTGAAAGTTTGCAACTGTGCCTCCTCTCAGCTGAAGGTTGAGTCGTCACAGCCTACTCGTGATGAGCCTCTCACTGTAAATGACATCGCGCAAAAGGAGATTGACAGCGATCAACTGTCTAACAGCTCAAATAGCATAGATGTTGTCCAGGTGGACGGCAGCCGCTCAAGAAACAGGTCTCGCTCCATTGACCCGTCCTACCAGTACACTGCCAGCGCAGGAGAGGAGCCCGGCAGGTTTATGTCTGTGATCCAGTTACTTGAAAGTAAGCTTTATGTGACAGAGGAGAAGCTTACGGACATCACGCAAAGGCTGGAGGAACACCAGAGTCACACCAGCTACCAGGACCCACACCTTTACTCCCAGCTGACTCAGAGTCGAGCCACCGCCCAGCACCTcagcctgctgcttcacagtCAGGCCAAGCAGAGTCAGCGCTTCGCCCAGGAGACTGAGAGCCGCTGCAGGGTGTTGGTTGGCAGGTTCCAGGTCGCTCTGCACATCTTACAAGCCTGCAGGGAGCGGCTTCAAGCCTCTCCAATTAATATTGCCCAGTTTGAGAAGCAACTAGCCACTGTTGCCGCCTGCCTTcagcaaggagagagagatgcagagaagcAACAGCATGAATCATATAATGCCAGCAAAGGAGAGGACAAAATCCTCAATGATGAGACATTAGCTGGCGCTCATAGTAGCATAAGAGCTAAAAGTAAGGTCACTAATACATTTCCCTCAGAAGATGACATGGCAAGTGTGAGGAAGTGCTTAATGAGGGAACTATTTGTAGTAGAAAAAATGGTATCCGTCCTTCAGAATCGAAAGGACATTGGCCAACTATCCTTAACAGCAAGAAGAGATGAGGGGGATGTGGCACACAGGTACAAAAGCTTAATGTCCAAAATATTAGccttaaaaacagaaaaaatgactCAGTCTATGAAAGCAGAATATGACAAAGGTGAACCTTTGGAAACGGCCATTGGTAGAGTCTGTGCTGAAGCCGAGCTCATTTATGCTGCCTTAAAATTTCAGGAGCAATTTGAGAGCCTGACCAAAGTAGATAATCGACAAGTGGATCTGGCAGACATCAACCCCCCGGAGTTGGCTCCTTATGAGGAGCAAGTAAAAGTAGAGGGCAGTGGTTTGGAGGAAGCTACAGAACCAGTTGAGAAAGATCCATCTGATGTCAAAAAGATGGAGGCCATGAAAGGACCAGAAAGGTTAGAGAGACTTATATCCCGGCTACAAACAAGAGCAGAGTTCTTAAACCAACTCTGCCAGGAGACCTCTGACGGACCGGTCAGGGAGTGCAGTATGGACTACAGCGGGGGGGATGATTCAGAAGAGGTCATGAACTGGATGCAGGAGCAGGCAAAATTGATTTATGTGTCAGTGAGGTTGCACTTGGATTTAGAACAGGAGTTGCACCAGTGTGAGACGCTGCAAAACAAACTGCAAGCTTTGCGCAAAGAGCGAGACACCACATTAATGGGTGAGCAGGAAGCTTTTAATCACACCTTATGTCAGCTTCAGGAGGACAACGGCGAGTTAAGAGAAGAACTCGAGCGTGCTGAGCAAAAGATCGTATCGGTAGAGAATGGGAACCAGAGGCTCCTGGAGGACATACAGAAAATTGAGGACTATCACGGGGAGCGGATGCAACAACTGGAAACAAGATTTCAAGAAAAGATAAGTGAACTTCAGCAGATCCACGAAGAGGAGATGAAACACTTGCATGGCCACTATACCAAAGAGAAACAGACCAAAACCTGCACAGAGGCACCAGTTTTCACTGAAAGTAACTCCTCCCCACAAGACCAGGCTGTGttggacagaaaaagaaaagaggagcttGGGAATCAGATGGTTGGAGGCGACGCACTGGCAGTGACAGAGGCCTACCAGAAAAATCTTGAGCTTGAGGTAACAAAGACCCTatcatatattttcatttcttaaatCTCATCTCAACTTAATAATTATACAAATATGCAGCAACTTACTATGAACATACTATAATGAATAACaaactaattattatttatttatcttttcaagGTTATTCATGTGCATTTGTTCTATATTGAATATAAACCTTGACTCATCAAAACACTAAAAATCATTTACTGCAAAGAAACAGTTCTTGTACGAGTGCGATTGAACAAAACTGGATTGACATGATTCATATTAATGCAGAACTATTTCTAAATTTCAACATAGGATCCGGGTTGCACTGCCATGGAGGAACTGCACAGGAAGCTGCTCGACgatatgcagcagcagcatcagatgGAGGTGGCAGCGCTTATCAAGGAGAAagaccagctgctgcaggaggagaccgCTGCCACAATGGCAGGTAAATGTTCTTCAGCAAGACATTCCAAAGTAAAAGCACTTTGGTGGTTGCCAAACAAGGGGCTTTAGTTTTGCCGCGGCAAATAAAAGACATCGCCGTTATAACATGGGAACAGATCGTGGGAACATTCATCAGATGTTTGAATCAAttcacattacaaaaaaaaactaaagttaaGATCAACACAAATCACGTCAGTCAGGAGAACAGTGGTGAATGATAAGGTTTATTTATGAgtcatcacatttctttttttacagcaatTGTGGCGATGAGGAGAGCCCATaaacaggagctggagaagagccGACAGTCTCAGCACATCAGGCAGAGCCCTGAAATCACACTACTGCACATTGAATATGAGTGAGTAACTAACTGATCTTTTCACAATGTTTGTTTTACCCTAGCAACTAAAGagtcaaatatgtttttttgtttttttacatgggTTGGAAGAATGTTGATGCCTAGAACAACTGATTAGGACATGCACAAGTtctaataaaataataaaatataatgctctctttattcttatttaaaTCTTTATCAAGATTTAATAATAGTACCAAAAGCATTTGGACACTAGTTCCATGATTCAGAGTAATCACTTCAGTTGTAGCTCCACTCTGATACTGCTGTGTTGAATCTTGAATAAGATAAATTTTCTTCTGGTCCTTGAAGTGTCAACACTTGTCAGAAGAATTCATCAGTAATTACTATTACTAGCCTGTGCCGGGGTGGGAGATTTTCCCCAGTTAATATTTTAAccaaatattgaaatatttatattttgtaaagtgCTGCTCAGTGTACAACATCACCTGTACTTCTGCTTCTCTGTCACAGGAAGGAGATGCAGTTATTGCACAAGGAGCTGGAGGTCTTGTCAGTGCAGCACACTCAGACATGCCTGGAAAACTCTCAGCTGAGCCAAGAGCTGCAGAATGAGAGAAAATCCTCGACGCAGtaccaaaaagaaaaccaggagCTCAAACACAAGCAGGTATTAATAATCTTGTATTTTCTCAAAGGTTACTCAGACGATGAAGCTGaatattctttatttgttttgactTAACATATCCAcatattgatgtgtgtgtgtgtgtgtgtgtgtgtatgtgtgtgtgtgtgtgtgtatgtgtatgtgtgtgtgtgtgtgtgtgtgtgtgtgtgtgtcatacttAAAGAGAGCGACAGATGAAATGCCTCAATTACGTTTCTTGCCAAATGGGAAACAGTCACATGTGGCCGCACAAACCAATGACTTCTATGAGATGGAGGTTAGTGTCTGGAAAAACCTTATCTATGTCCCCTGTCATTAAGTCTCCTAAACATCTCTCTCCTAAAACTTTCTGTGTAGAAAGAAGTGATAATGTTTGTGTATGCATTTGGCAAGATAAATATATCTAATAAATATTGTCACTTTATTGTAGAACCCTATCATTTACTTAATCATAACTGCATTGATGCACTTTATCATGCAACAGGTGATTCTGCGGGCGAGGGAGGCCGAAATGCAGTTCCTCCGACAGGAGGCTTGTTCACTCAGGGAGGAGTTGAAGATCGCTCGAATGGTACTGAAATCTccgaacagacagacagacagacaggcagactgaTTCCTCCATTTGTTAGtttgataatttatttattgattgactCTTTATTCAATGTAAATTGTAAACCTAAACAAGTTGTTTCTGTGGCCTGTATTTATTATGTATATGGCGAGAGCAACTcttttctctctatttctctgGGATTTACATcgacgtgtgcgtgcgtgtgtgtgtgggggtgtgtgtgtgtgtgcaacaggaCAAAATCTACGCCCAGAACAAGCTGAAGGCCCTCTTTACCAACAGCCAGGACGAGACGCATCATGATGTCAACACACTCAGTGAAGGTTTCAAATCCACCGCTTGGTCTCCAGACAGAGATGTATCAACAAAGAGCATCAGTGAGACACTTTTCAGCTTGTGTACAtcctataacacacacacaaacacacacacacacacacacacacacacacacaatcacacattgATGTCTTTTTTCAGCACATGGCTAATGAGATAAAATGTTTGGATGCACtgtaaaggaatagtttgacattttgggaaatgtgctctcttgctgagagttggatgagaagaGACAGCTCTCGTGGTTGTAAATTCAATATGAAGCCACATGCAGCACATCATTTATATAGCTTGATATATGAACTGAATGTCCAATTTCTCCATTAATAGCACCCCCCTGTCTTTTCTACACTCTTATTTTCTCAGAGAGCTCCATGACAAACTCAAGTATTTCTGCTTTTCtgaggaaaacagagaaatcaTCTCTCACGGGTCAGATCCGAAGAGTGAGTTCGAAGGTAAAAGTTGCTGGTGCATCAACAGGAAGGTTTTCCACTCATCTGCCAAATACATTAAAGTATCCATGTCTGCAATTATATGGTTCATGTGTAACTTCAACCTATTATAGATTTGTTAGACTTAAGGTTTTTATGAAAAGGTAAGTTAAATAGCACACAAGAACGTTAACACATCAGAAAGTAATTGTAATCAAGCACACAAGAAAATGCAGAGTAGACGTTTTCAATAAAAAGTAGAGCTAGACCTACTGATAAAATGCATAATGTTCCCTTCATATGAACCATTTTTAAACCATCATTCTAAATATATCTTCTTTCCTTAATGTGCCTttgcagaggttgaaggatggCCTTTCTGTTCAAGAAAGAATGAAGCTATTTGAGTCATTTTGATCTGAAGGAGACCAGAAGTTGGAGTCTGCATATCACCGGAAAACGGCTGTTTGTCGAGTGCAGTTTAAATACAGAAGGgcttgtatgtacagtatgtgtgtatgtctgtctattatgtgtgtctgtcacttTCGTTGTTACACAGtatgtgttattattatgtgcatgtttttttattgtttgaaatgttaatgtgttgttttgttgttcatgtACTACGTGGTTTGGAAAAgataagcatgtgtgtgtgtgtgtgtgtgtgtgtgtgtgtgtatgtgatagggagatagatagagagaaagcATCAGAATACCACTAGAGGGAGGGCAAACACTAGTTCTCTAACATTTCTAAATGTTTGCTCTTATGTTCACACTTTGCGTTTTCATTAAACTAAATCTCAGTGGGTTGCACCAGTTGCATAAAAGTTGTTATGCAGATATTGTACCACTAGATGTAGCGTTATACAACATTTACTCTCTTAtactttttaaactttgataTCTATTCTACTGCTGCAGATAAAATCACTTTTATGGAGTTGTCTAATGACCAAAAATGATTTGAGCTGCAAAATAAATTTTGAGGGGTTATTATTTATCTGATGAGTAAATGAAAATAGTCAtcataatgtatgtatgtttaaataaagcattttgcatttgtttgcaaACCAAATACCAAAGACAATTGGAAATATCTATGAGAGCATCAGTAAATACCCTTTATTTACTGTAACAGTTATTACAATTATTTCAGTTATGTTGTAAAATATGTGAGCACCTTACaacaggaggagcagcagcaaacGAGGAGCGGGACACAGGGAAACGCTGATGTCTACTCTaatgtgaaacacacactgttcaagTCTGCACAGAGCAGTGGTCCTCGGCAGGGTCTGCAACATGATACCACCCGTCACACAGAAGGAGAGGAGCCAGAAAAATCCCTACTTTCAAAGATCCCAAACATTTTGCGATAACTTCCGAATGACAGTCTTATTGTTTACTATTGCTTCTGTCTTTCACGAGTACACTGTGAGCCTCACATCACTGAGAGGTGGGCTTCTGCTCACCTCGGATGACCCCTGAAGAGTAATATGGGTAGACCTAGAATTATTTCCAGAGATCCGATTTCTGTGTAAATTATAACAGCTCCCCGTGTCCTTGCAGATGAACCCGATGTTGCTCTGCTCCCTGCAGTCACATTCCTAAAGAGGAATATCACACCTCATTAAAACCAGACACTcatctttcctttcctgtgACGAGTGCGTGTGAAACTCCGCTCATGTGGGGCGTTGTGAGCCGACACTTAGAAAGAGCAAAGCTGACTTTTACTGTAACCCGTCATGGATTTAATTCTGCACCTTTGAGGTATTATGGCTTACTGTGATAATTGAAACAACATACCAGGTCTTCAATTGTTCTCTAACATGGTTTTTGTATCAGGCAGGTTTTGACATGAAGTGACAGTTGAATTTATATAGTTTTATCCAAGAGGGTCAAAAtttgttacatttaaaaaaaaaaaaaacagtcatagAACAATGTCATGTGCTTTTTGTTGcccataaatatttttttccattgattcccatatgtttctgtgtctgttctgtgtgttttaaGTATCCTGTCCCTACTTGtgtataaaactttttttactttgctgccCACCTTGACCATGACTCCCTGGCAGgagagatattgtatctcaatggGACTTTCCTGGTTAAATGAAAggataaatacaatttttttttattattgcgaAAATAATGGAATAATATTGTACTTGGAAGTTCAATCCTCACATTGGACATTGGAGTTTAAATGATCATAACTCAAAGTCCTTTGGTGTAAAGACCTGAAGCTGAGCTGTAACAGATGAGTCAGAAGAGTCAATGGAAACTATTTTGATGAACAATTTCATCACAGTCAGGAAAAATGGTGAACATTCTttggttccagcttcttaaatgtgatgattttctctgtttgatATCATTGTAGactgaatatttttatatttcttgattttggattgtttttcaaatcaatgattcaaaaagtga from the Scophthalmus maximus strain ysfricsl-2021 chromosome 17, ASM2237912v1, whole genome shotgun sequence genome contains:
- the LOC118288954 gene encoding nuclear mitotic apparatus protein 1-like, giving the protein MMSRKPRWPETMVNSKTNTSTQKKAAKDRLTVPVSGGGKKADSSASKPVVSCGRSSSQGSRGSDSAASASKVGGSLKRSSHSPQGSVAPQGTRQASHPGRTALRLCSSRSFSSLHTRSLTAAPFMRSSRSLSRLDQRSTRQDSDPAVPSSQVKKEQTSQKKILDAGRTSSFEEQTRDNKDLRHDDNAAKMRTSSSSEHQESSSPSVATAACYQHCNKVKEQTKDGVYTLCAMTSGMRRNWVQAVLKNVRPSLTAEVTSSPSGQKTQQKSHQPDSESAEVERKSENPNSCLQEHNTSDCEEDSHQQQEEQEMELQLEKEQSSAVRDPAPPPASPQQQVDESRGASSHQCPPVGTTQTDIDVSMKDKETLLSEQQQTGQLVKELEQTQKELSRLQQLNRNLQDELQNKRETQSRKSFCPQNDLHSNSSEQPLALLRLQKINHDLRTELEAQKSSHEEAREAELQRRVDLLAQQAQLLVTGDATALAQAHLEQDRRQFREQQVEWERCLSSLKSQLSTSEEQRREAESRLLQLQQELQSYHNIQQEAGCLQKHLQEMKTQLCSNEAAQAEKEARLQKHLVLLQASQDRERRSLAASLEQAEQHSRDLQESLDRAQQQVESLHNTQTWTREIEEAQQQLQEELARTISAVQKLQDEREQLDRRCQELQNQLSEADGEVSRLQSRLKSEETHYYNLEHSYEKVSEELQVALGKVQQWESETQDIREGYERLLDGKEQELSEVLLKMEVLGNSLEETEVKLSEVLKVCNCASSQLKVESSQPTRDEPLTVNDIAQKEIDSDQLSNSSNSIDVVQVDGSRSRNRSRSIDPSYQYTASAGEEPGRFMSVIQLLESKLYVTEEKLTDITQRLEEHQSHTSYQDPHLYSQLTQSRATAQHLSLLLHSQAKQSQRFAQETESRCRVLVGRFQVALHILQACRERLQASPINIAQFEKQLATVAACLQQGERDAEKQQHESYNASKGEDKILNDETLAGAHSSIRAKSKVTNTFPSEDDMASVRKCLMRELFVVEKMVSVLQNRKDIGQLSLTARRDEGDVAHRYKSLMSKILALKTEKMTQSMKAEYDKGEPLETAIGRVCAEAELIYAALKFQEQFESLTKVDNRQVDLADINPPELAPYEEQVKVEGSGLEEATEPVEKDPSDVKKMEAMKGPERLERLISRLQTRAEFLNQLCQETSDGPVRECSMDYSGGDDSEEVMNWMQEQAKLIYVSVRLHLDLEQELHQCETLQNKLQALRKERDTTLMGEQEAFNHTLCQLQEDNGELREELERAEQKIVSVENGNQRLLEDIQKIEDYHGERMQQLETRFQEKISELQQIHEEEMKHLHGHYTKEKQTKTCTEAPVFTESNSSPQDQAVLDRKRKEELGNQMVGGDALAVTEAYQKNLELEDPGCTAMEELHRKLLDDMQQQHQMEVAALIKEKDQLLQEETAATMAAIVAMRRAHKQELEKSRQSQHIRQSPEITLLHIEYEKEMQLLHKELEVLSVQHTQTCLENSQLSQELQNERKSSTQYQKENQELKHKQRATDEMPQLRFLPNGKQSHVAAQTNDFYEMEVILRAREAEMQFLRQEACSLREELKIARMDKIYAQNKLKALFTNSQDETHHDVNTLSEGFKSTAWSPDRDVSTKSIKSSMTNSSISAFLRKTEKSSLTGQIRRVSSKRLKDGLSVQERMKLFESF